The following proteins come from a genomic window of Alosa sapidissima isolate fAloSap1 chromosome 22, fAloSap1.pri, whole genome shotgun sequence:
- the LOC121697797 gene encoding carcinoembryonic antigen-related cell adhesion molecule 5-like, with amino-acid sequence MLHPSIDTIMMFHTACLFLLSACLAGATASEKLQSRTLETNIPYGPQSMNIEGVNVVTIGIPYGFSCTAECSPPCLYTMTLDGLTKYSNQYDIIFKTIVPSKVLTCEAKNPSTGETGSISKTLHVADGPYNASIQAPKWLVNGVKSTFVCSAVCYPSCEYTWYAGNPATSSPLSTSASNELHYLTPQYQTGLLDVFCEVQNTLSQLFVETSVAVWVPQGPTDIYMSGPTSAMVGTKETYYCFAYCTPSCNYIWYYQNKTFTGDEANVPILNRNKPLFANILVIQVEQSHKKESLVCSAVNVLTGKTVNHTMIINVADPICVLPITATPPIADSSYSLKCVGAQQNAYIYWTKNGKTLSTSDTVHLADNNVILTFDPLRASDTGVYQCIANEQGNVIPGVPYELKVIYGPLNTEITVSGDKLVGQTTLLLPGTSATFYCSAKCYPACTYVWYNFNGDIIGKNASFSFTPASVADEGLITCVAFNPITQNYTTVNTNIELIGGPKNVTITGPNSVQVGVKATFECSAVCTPSCVYTWEVYGRTIHGSKVDLTISKYVATETLLCIAQNIITGKLAGANETLDVTDTNWCGC; translated from the exons ATGTTGCATCCCAGTATCGACACCATAATGATGTTCCACACAGCCTGTCTGTTTctgctgtctgcctgcctggctG GAGCTACTGCCAGTGAGAAGCTGCAGAGCAGGACCttggagaccaacataccat ATGGGCCCCAGTCTATGAACATTGAGGGGGTGAATGTGGTTACCATTGGAATTCCATACGGCTTCAGTTGTACTGCAGAATGCTCCCCACCCTGTTTGTACACCATGACCCTGGATGGGCTAACAAAATATTCAAATCAGTATGACATCATTTTCAAAACTATTGTGCCCTCAAAAGTCCTCACCTGTGAGGCGAAGAATCCATCCACTGGAGAGACCGGCTCCATTAGCAAGACACTGCATGTGGCAG ATGGACCTTACAATGCCAGTATTCAAGCACCTAAATGGCTGGTGAATGGAGTTAAATCTACATTTGTGTGCTCTGCTGTTTGCTATCCTTCCTGTGAATACACTTGGTATGCTGGTAACCCAGCAACATCATCACCACTGTCAACAAGCGCCAGCAATGAACTTCATTACCTGACACCACAGTACCAAACAGGACTGCTGGATGTATTTTGTGAGGTTCAAAACACTCTTTCTCAACTTTTTGTGGAAACCAGCGTTGCTGTTTGGGTGCCAC AGGGGCCTACGGACATATACATGAGTGGCCCGACATCTGCGATGGTAGGGACCAAAGAAACCTACTACTGCTTTGCCTATTGCACTCCCAGTTGCAACTACATTTGGTATTACCAAAACAAAACCTTTACTGGTGACGAAGCAAATGTGCCCATCCTGAACCGAAACAAGCCACTGTTTGCAAATATACTGGTCATCCAAGTGGAGCAATCCCATAAAAAGGAGTCCTTAGTGTGCTCAGCTGTGAATGTTCTGACCGGCAAGactgtaaaccacacaatgattatCAATGTGGCTG ATCCAATCTGTGTTCTCCCCATCACTGCAACACCACCTATTGCAGACAGCTCCTATTCCCTGAAGTGTGTTGGGGCACAGCAAAATGCTTATATTTACTGGACCAAGAATGGGAAAACATTGTCCACTAGTGACACAGTCCATCTAGCTGATAATAATGTTATTCTTACGTTTGATCCACTCCGTGCCTCTGACACAGGCGTATATCAGTGTATTGCCAATGAGCAAGGAAATGTCATCCCTGGAGTGCCCTATGAACTGAAGGTCATCT ATGGGCCACTGAATACCGAGATAACTGTATCTGGTGACAAATTAGTGGGACAGACTACACTCCTACTCCCAGGGACTTCTGCCACATTTTACTGCTCAGCTAAATGCTACCCAGCATGCACCTACGTGTGGTATAATTTCAATGGTGACATAATCGGCAAAAATGCCAGCTTCTCCTTCACCCCAGCAAGTGTAGCTGATGAAGGTTTAATTACATGTGTGGCATTCAATCCAATTACCCAAAACTATACCACCGTAAACACAAACATTGAATTGATTG GTGGCCCAAAGAATGTCACTATCACTGGACCAAACTCAGTACAAGTAGGGGTGAAGGCCACTTTTGAGTGTTCAGCTGTCTGTACCCCATCTTGCGTCTACACATGGGAGGTCTATGGGAGAACAATACATGGCAGTAAGGTGGATCTTACCATCAGTAAATATGTGGCAACTGAAACCCTGCTATGCATAGCACAGAATATTATCACTGGGAAGCTTGCAGGAGCAAATGAAACACTTGATGTTACAG ATACTAACTGGTGTGGATGTTGA